A segment of the Bdellovibrio bacteriovorus genome:
CTGCCATTTCTCATCCTTCCGTTGAAGTTTGAGGACCTGTTAAAAGGATACGGCAAATTCCGCGCAATTGCATCAGAGCTTTGGCAAACCAGAAAGAAAAAGCAAAAAATACGGCCGTCACCGCGGCCGTATTTAAAGCTCGTTTAGAATTCTGTTTTCAGTCCCAGAAAGGCGGTCCGGCGCATGCCAGGAAAGATTCCCTGAGGGGCCCTTGAGGCGATGTAGGTGGTGTCCGCCAGATTTCGCACTGACAGCTCCAAAGTCAGATCCCGTGTTGCCTGGTATTCGCCGGTCAGGTGAAACAGCCCATAGGCCGGCAGCACACCACGCATTCCATCCACGGAACCTTCCACCGTGTTTTCAGCATCGGCGTACTGTTCACTGACGAAGGCATATTGCAGCTGAGTGAACCAGGCTTGACGTTTGTATCCCAGGGCCGCGTTGAACATGTATTCGGGTGCATAGGGCAGGCGATTGCCATTGCGGTCTTCAGAGGAAATAATTCGGGTGCTGTTGAACTTTGCCACGGGCAGATAAGTGGCATTGACGTCGATGATCAAAGAGCGATCAAACTCGGGACTGTAGCGGGCTGAAAGTTCAAGTCCCTGGTGCAAAGTTTTTCCGCCGTTTGTCAGTGTGCTTGAAGCCCCGCCGGATTCTGTAGCCTGAATCAGCTGGTTTGAAAAATCCAGCTGGAACAGGGCTGCTTCCATCTGCAAGTTGTCCCGCTGGCTGCGATACCCAAGCTCGACATTCACGCTTCTTTCCGCGCTCAAATCCACGGCTTGGCCATTGTTGTCGATGGAATCCTGCACTCTTGGAGGAGCGAACCCCTGGTGAACTCCGGCAAACAGAAACTCTTGCTTTGTCAGCTCATAAGCGGCGCCTATGCCGCCCAGATATTCGGTGTTTCTGGTGGCAGATCCCTGATTGAAATCGGCAGATGATTTTCGATAGATCATCCGGCTTTGTCGATAGGATTCAATGCGCACTCCTGGTGTGATGGTCCAGCGTTCTAGATTAAATGCGTTTTCAGCATATAGCGTCTGTGCATCCGCAAAACGTTTGTCGTCCGTATCAATGACTCCGGATCGGGACGTGGAGGTGGCGCCTTTGACCTCGACGTTGCGCATGTCTTCGGTGTGCAGGCGCAAGCCCACTTGCAGGTCGTTGGTGACTTCACCCGCATTCCAGTTCAGGAAGTAGCGGCTGTCGATGCCGGCGACATCAAAGGTGCGATTGCGCCCTTTGTTCCCGGCGGTCATACTGATGTTGCCCGCGCCGTCCTTTGAGAAATTCTGCCTCCACCAGTCTCGCGCGGTTTGATTGACGTAAAACAGCGTCGCCAATCGGGAGTCGCCGTTGATCTGATAGTCATGGGTCAGATTCATTTCATAGCGATTGATATAAAGAATGTCATCTTTCGCCGGATTCTGATAAGGGTCCTCTTCATACAGTTTCTGGGTCAGGCCCAGATAAGTCAGTTGTGCTTCGCTTTTATAGTGGCTCAATTTGATGCCGATATAGCTTTTTTCCGACAGCGCACCACCATACTTCACCAGCACGTCCTGAGTTTTGAAGTGACTGTTGTCGCGGGAACCGTTTCCGTCCTTGGCAAAAATATTTAACAACAATCCGGTGCCGTCTTTCACAGAACTGCCTTCGATCAAGAGGGCTTTATAATCCCGGGAACCACCTGTCAATGTCACCGCATTGCCATGATCCTTTGTGGGATTTTTGGTCAGATAGTTGATGACTCCGCCAATGGTGGAAGGGCCAAAGGCCAGCGAGCTGCTGCCTTTGCGGATATCAATGCGTTCCATCCGTTCAATGATCGGCGCATAGTAGGCTGAAGAGTCGATATAGGGCCCCAGTGCCAGAGGAGCGCCGTCTTCAAGCAGAAGAACCTTGCGGCTTCCGTCTGGGCTTAGGCCGCGCATCCCGATATAGGCCACACCTTCGGCTTCGATCACGTTGGCGCCAGCGGTTCTTTTGACGGCATCCTGCGCACTGGTTGGTTTGTTTTTTTTAAGTTCATCCTGGGTGATCACGGTGACGGCACCAGGGGTTTTTAGCACTTCCTCCTGTCTTTCACTGAGCACCTGAATTGTCGGAAGATTTACGACATCGGGGCGGGTGGCTGGGGCCTCTTGTGCGAAGGCTGTGGAGGTCACAGCGGCTATGTATAAGATCGAAAAGATTTTCATGCTTTGTCTCCTGAAAGGTATTTGCGGAAATTACTTTTTAGTCTGGTGAATCACAAATTTCCTGTCGGGAATCGGGACAAATAACAACCAATTGAAAGGGCTTCCGTCCGCAGTCTCCGCCCCCGGAGTGGATTTCAAATTCTAAAAACGAAGAAACATGATCTTGGTCATTTCTTTTTGTCGCCATTCGCGGGAAGAAGGTACTATGGCAGAAAAGTGTTCACCTGAAGAAGCGGCGCTAAAAAGTTTTTTTCTGGGTCCGCAGTCTGAAAATGCGGATTGGGTTCGGCATGAGATGCTGGCTGTTCTGGATCATTGGTTTCAGTGGAGGCAGGATCTTTTTCCTGACGACGGCAAGGCCATCTCCCGATCAGATCAAAAAAGTGGAGAGTTTCAAAGTCGCCGTGAGAAGACACAACAGGTCCTTCAGGACCTGTGTCATCGCTTCGAGGCCGAGATCCCGCAGTTTTCGCCCCGGTACGTCGGGCACATGTATTCAGAGATTTCTTTACCGGCCCTGTTCGGACACTTTGTCGCTCTTTTGCACAATCCCAATAACATTTCGACTGAAGCTGCCCGCGTGGGGGCGGTGATTGAAAACGAAGCTATTCTGGAGCTGGCAAAGATGATCGGATTTGATGCGAGTGAAGCCACCGGGCATTTTACTTCCGGCGGTACGGTGGCCAATATCGAGGCTCTGTGGCGGGCCCGGTATCGCATGGATCATTTTCTGTCATTGGGCTGTTTTCTGAATCTGAAAGGGTTCACGAAGCTGAAGTTTTCGGAAGCGGCTCATATGGGATGGCAGGCCTATGAAAAATACCTGCGCGAATATCAGGTTCCTGAAATGGAACTAAAACAATACAGTGCGGTGGCCCAGGGTCCCTGGAAGGTCGCAAGAGTTTATGAAGAGGCCTTTGGTCATCCCTATGAAGGCCCTGTTGTTCTGGTTCCGGACTCCAAGCATTACTCGTGGCTGAAAGGTGTTTCGCTGCTGGGTTTTGGAGAAACGGCCTTTCGACCGATTGCTTTGGATGCGCAGGGGATTTTGGATGTGGAGTCTTTGCGCACGGAAGTTGAAAAGGCGCTGGCCGAGGATCGTCCCATTCTGATGGTGGTTTCGGTGGCCGGAACAACAGAACTTGGGCAGTGTGATCCGGTGGATGCCATTCAAGATTATCTTGGGCAACTGAAAGTTCAGCGCAGCCAGCATCTGTGGCATCACGTGGATGCGGCCTATGGTGGATACTTCTGCAGTCTTTTGAAGGACGGTAAAAGTGAAAATCTTGATCCGGCAATTGCTCAGGCTCTGGCGGCGATGGCCAAGGCGGACTCTGTGACTCTGGATCCCCACAAGCTTGGGTATGTGCCGTATGCCTGTGGTGCTTTCGTGGTTCCGGATCAAATTCACTATCGGGTCTCGGCGTTTGATGCGAAATACATCCAATCCCCAACCAAGGGCATTGATCGGTGGATGAAGACCCTGGAAGGTTCCCGGTCTGCGGCGGGGGCCACGGCCACGTGGATGACGGCCAAAACCATTGGTATGGATTCCGGCGGATACGGGCGAATCTTAGGCCGGACCATCCTGGCTCGGAACAGGCTGAAGGAAGAAATCCAGGAACAGTGTGAAGATCTTAGGATTTTGCAGTCTCAGGAGCTGAATCTGCTTTCGCTGGTTCATCTGGGGTCAGCCCAAAAACTGTCGGAAGTGAATCGCCAAACGGGGAGACTGGTTCAGGCGGTCAATGTGACGCGGGAATTTATGGTATCTCAGACCGTCTTAAAAAGACCTGAATACCAGAAGCTGATTGAAAGCCATTGCCAGCGGTGGAACATCGAGATGGATGATTCCGGTTTGGTTTTGCTTCGTATGACCATTATGAATCCGTTCTTCTTGAACAAGGAATCAAAGACCCAGTTTGTATCCCGGCTTGTGGAGTTGTTAAATAAGCTAAGCCCCTCGGCTGTCGAAGCTTCGTTTTTGCGTTAGCGAAGTTCGATGTGCTCGGCGGCTCGTTCCGCCAAGGCAGAAATCGTCAGCAGGGGGTTGACCCCGACGGCGGTGGGGATGATCGATCCGTCCATCACAAAAAGACCTTCGTACAAACCACCCTCGGGGTGATAGACCTGGCCCAGATGATTGACGACGCCTGCAGTGACAGAATCGCCCATGGAGCATCCGCCCAACGGGTGCACGGTGATCAGGTTGTTCCCGCCCATAAATGTGCTGCGCGGATTTTTGACGTAGGTGGAGTTATTGACGCTGACGTGTTGTTTTATCTTGGCGATCATGCGCTTGAATATCGGATCCTGCTGCACGCCGGGCCACTGAACCACGACGCGGTTTTGACTGTTCAGGACCAGGCGTCCCTGGCCCCGGTCGTGGCCCATGCCAAAATAGACCATCGAATGATTCATCGAACCTTTTTCAAAGTCCTTGCTGTCAATAAAATCAAGCCATGCCCGATAGATCTTTGACGGCGAGGTTGGGGCTTTGACGAAGGTGGTAAGGCGTCTTGCCAGCTGCACCAGGGCCCCGGGGATGTTGCCTTCTTCGATCAAAAATCTTTCAAAGATGTTTTTTCGCTGGCGATAGTCGGCGATCCCATAGATGGTGGCCCCGGAAATCATACCCGGCCGGAATATTTTCGCGCTCGAGTTTCCCAGCATGTCCGTCGCGGTGTCGCCGTTAAAACCCAGCCCGAGCAAATCACCGTTGCCGGAAAAGTGCTGCCCCAGTTCTTGCGAAAACTTCAGATTGCCCAGCTTCTGAGAGCGCAACAGGATTTGGTTCGACCCCATGGTGCCGGCAGAAACCACAACATTGCGGGCCTCAATGCGAAAAGGTCTTTTCGTGCCTGCAGAAACGTGGGTGCCTCTGACAACATAGTTTCCTTGTTTGTTTTGCTCAATGTGGCTGACCTGCATCTGGGTGAAAATTCGGGCGCCGTGTTTTTTCGCCATGGGCAGGTAGTTCATATTCAGAGTGTTTTTAGCTCCCGTGTTGCAGCCCGTGCTGCAATTGCCGCACATATGGCATTTCGGCTGAGTGTCGCCGGATTGA
Coding sequences within it:
- a CDS encoding pyridoxal phosphate-dependent decarboxylase family protein gives rise to the protein MAEKCSPEEAALKSFFLGPQSENADWVRHEMLAVLDHWFQWRQDLFPDDGKAISRSDQKSGEFQSRREKTQQVLQDLCHRFEAEIPQFSPRYVGHMYSEISLPALFGHFVALLHNPNNISTEAARVGAVIENEAILELAKMIGFDASEATGHFTSGGTVANIEALWRARYRMDHFLSLGCFLNLKGFTKLKFSEAAHMGWQAYEKYLREYQVPEMELKQYSAVAQGPWKVARVYEEAFGHPYEGPVVLVPDSKHYSWLKGVSLLGFGETAFRPIALDAQGILDVESLRTEVEKALAEDRPILMVVSVAGTTELGQCDPVDAIQDYLGQLKVQRSQHLWHHVDAAYGGYFCSLLKDGKSENLDPAIAQALAAMAKADSVTLDPHKLGYVPYACGAFVVPDQIHYRVSAFDAKYIQSPTKGIDRWMKTLEGSRSAAGATATWMTAKTIGMDSGGYGRILGRTILARNRLKEEIQEQCEDLRILQSQELNLLSLVHLGSAQKLSEVNRQTGRLVQAVNVTREFMVSQTVLKRPEYQKLIESHCQRWNIEMDDSGLVLLRMTIMNPFFLNKESKTQFVSRLVELLNKLSPSAVEASFLR
- a CDS encoding TonB-dependent receptor family protein, which translates into the protein MKIFSILYIAAVTSTAFAQEAPATRPDVVNLPTIQVLSERQEEVLKTPGAVTVITQDELKKNKPTSAQDAVKRTAGANVIEAEGVAYIGMRGLSPDGSRKVLLLEDGAPLALGPYIDSSAYYAPIIERMERIDIRKGSSSLAFGPSTIGGVINYLTKNPTKDHGNAVTLTGGSRDYKALLIEGSSVKDGTGLLLNIFAKDGNGSRDNSHFKTQDVLVKYGGALSEKSYIGIKLSHYKSEAQLTYLGLTQKLYEEDPYQNPAKDDILYINRYEMNLTHDYQINGDSRLATLFYVNQTARDWWRQNFSKDGAGNISMTAGNKGRNRTFDVAGIDSRYFLNWNAGEVTNDLQVGLRLHTEDMRNVEVKGATSTSRSGVIDTDDKRFADAQTLYAENAFNLERWTITPGVRIESYRQSRMIYRKSSADFNQGSATRNTEYLGGIGAAYELTKQEFLFAGVHQGFAPPRVQDSIDNNGQAVDLSAERSVNVELGYRSQRDNLQMEAALFQLDFSNQLIQATESGGASSTLTNGGKTLHQGLELSARYSPEFDRSLIIDVNATYLPVAKFNSTRIISSEDRNGNRLPYAPEYMFNAALGYKRQAWFTQLQYAFVSEQYADAENTVEGSVDGMRGVLPAYGLFHLTGEYQATRDLTLELSVRNLADTTYIASRAPQGIFPGMRRTAFLGLKTEF
- a CDS encoding GMC family oxidoreductase N-terminal domain-containing protein gives rise to the protein MKSYFSRRSFLKSSLAAGALGLLKSEDAPAAPEIHRVNLTMDYTRLADSFSELESFYEVVVIGSGYGGAIMGARLSPHHQVAILERGREWRPGEYPETFHELKKQIYCDSNPLGLFSYHTHRDIDVVCGSGLGGTSLINAGVVIRPDRDLYSKKGWPQEIRTDADQGTFEKYYQRVEKMLHIQSHDPRKTKIRKAENLHHSSEALGDPFTWARIAVNLHGPHRNQSGDTQPKCHMCGNCSTGCNTGAKNTLNMNYLPMAKKHGARIFTQMQVSHIEQNKQGNYVVRGTHVSAGTKRPFRIEARNVVVSAGTMGSNQILLRSQKLGNLKFSQELGQHFSGNGDLLGLGFNGDTATDMLGNSSAKIFRPGMISGATIYGIADYRQRKNIFERFLIEEGNIPGALVQLARRLTTFVKAPTSPSKIYRAWLDFIDSKDFEKGSMNHSMVYFGMGHDRGQGRLVLNSQNRVVVQWPGVQQDPIFKRMIAKIKQHVSVNNSTYVKNPRSTFMGGNNLITVHPLGGCSMGDSVTAGVVNHLGQVYHPEGGLYEGLFVMDGSIIPTAVGVNPLLTISALAERAAEHIELR